The Austwickia sp. genome includes a region encoding these proteins:
- a CDS encoding SWIM zinc finger family protein, translating into MAARDRWTPERVDRAAPDDQVRKAGRRLAIPTPWRDVGHTGTLLFGRCQGSGSTPYQVSIDLAAPRYACSCPSRKFPCKHAIALLYLWADGHVDEQGVAADFAAAWSAAAERGARAAAPNAEAGGATTRAPADPAAAAQRAAERDARVDAGLADLDRYLHDLLSRGLAHDAVRRPERLAEQAARMVDAQAPGVAARLRALALVPDSAPDWHETLTAGLGEIHLLTRAWQHRADLPDDLVATVRAHLGFTVRAEDVLATAGVTDTWAVVGLRDADEERVSVRRVWLRGLATGRPALVLFFAAGGQALTSNLYPGTTVRATLHFYPGRPAVRAAVGEREDHARPLDAWPDGARPAWPALSIGQARRAWRDALAADPWIDVWPVGVRGTVRRGLDGPFALADADDVAPGDDFGPAPPLPLIGDRCWHVAAHTGGEPCTLLGELGEDGLRPSALVTDAGLVVL; encoded by the coding sequence GTGGCGGCGCGCGACCGATGGACCCCCGAGCGGGTCGACCGCGCCGCCCCCGACGACCAGGTCCGCAAGGCCGGCCGCCGGCTCGCGATCCCCACCCCGTGGCGCGACGTCGGCCACACCGGCACGCTGCTGTTCGGGCGGTGCCAGGGGTCGGGCAGCACGCCTTACCAAGTGTCGATCGACCTCGCCGCCCCCCGCTATGCCTGCAGCTGCCCCTCGCGGAAGTTCCCCTGCAAGCACGCGATCGCGCTTCTCTATCTCTGGGCCGACGGGCACGTGGACGAGCAGGGCGTCGCCGCGGATTTCGCCGCCGCCTGGTCAGCCGCCGCCGAGCGAGGCGCCCGCGCCGCCGCGCCGAACGCCGAGGCGGGTGGTGCCACGACCCGGGCCCCCGCCGACCCGGCCGCCGCCGCCCAACGTGCCGCCGAGCGCGACGCCCGCGTGGACGCTGGACTGGCGGACCTGGACCGGTACCTGCACGACCTCCTCTCCCGGGGCCTCGCTCATGACGCCGTCCGCCGCCCCGAGCGCCTCGCCGAACAGGCCGCCCGCATGGTCGACGCGCAGGCCCCCGGCGTCGCCGCCCGGCTGCGCGCCCTGGCTCTCGTCCCCGACTCCGCGCCCGACTGGCACGAGACGCTCACCGCCGGACTCGGCGAGATCCACCTGCTCACCCGCGCCTGGCAGCATCGCGCGGACCTGCCCGACGACCTCGTCGCCACGGTCCGGGCGCACCTCGGGTTCACGGTCCGGGCCGAGGACGTGCTGGCCACCGCGGGGGTGACCGACACGTGGGCCGTCGTCGGGCTGCGGGACGCGGACGAGGAACGGGTGTCCGTACGCCGGGTGTGGCTGCGCGGCCTGGCGACCGGCCGGCCCGCGCTGGTGCTGTTCTTCGCCGCCGGAGGGCAGGCGCTGACGTCGAACCTGTACCCCGGCACCACCGTGCGCGCGACTCTGCACTTCTACCCCGGGCGGCCGGCCGTGCGTGCCGCGGTGGGGGAGCGCGAGGACCACGCGCGGCCGCTCGACGCCTGGCCCGACGGGGCCCGTCCCGCCTGGCCCGCGCTGTCGATCGGGCAGGCCCGCCGGGCGTGGCGGGATGCCCTCGCCGCCGATCCCTGGATCGACGTGTGGCCGGTGGGCGTGCGCGGGACCGTACGTCGTGGGCTCGACGGACCCTTCGCCCTGGCCGACGCGGACGACGTGGCGCCCGGTGACGACTTCGGCCCGGCGCCACCCCTGCCCCTCATCGGGGACCGCTGTTGGCATGTCGCGGCGCACACCGGCGGCGAACCCTGCACGCTACTGGGCGAACTCGGCGAGGACGGGCTACGCCCCAGCGCGCTGGTCACCGACGCGGGACTTGTGGTGCTGTGA
- a CDS encoding GMC family oxidoreductase, with amino-acid sequence MFTIRFVTERYAPNQTVVLRWAPHWDLDRGGVYIDGAWTFDIDEAAFPGGIEFKFALTPGRWMTGNNLMIPANQLAGIHEYAEAQVEFDWNTEVVTENGLVPQRFFVRNTSPDHEYDVIVVGSGMGGGVLASELAHAGADVLVLEAGSYLFPTHVGNLPRRLKVGAFDKHIWSLWDDFKVVNYAPNPAFQGGQAFALGGRSLFWGGLIPRQTPWELAAWPAPIRTDLLAGGYAAAERKLNSTPLTASQYQQDSKTHLAKLLPGFTATDAPMAVQYRGSTSLAVSAGLFSTADLLMEDRLLDDPGKNHRPPTINLNTAVWSVLIDPASPHRVTGVAAWDLLARRQRTYRAKTVVLCAGTIESAKIALQSGLQDPNQLIGVGITDHTIRYRHFTLPPNSPYSSHDESAKVLLQHPGATAAAHPFDVVVEFGAEFNQGRYVDPAHLARERALRADWMLCEAVFMCYADLNDANRLTVTGNPADDAQITIAASPPPAAVLAEIEQLAQGLFAGLGAQPVLGEANWPTLDTGALGGVAHEVGTLRTGAGGAGVVDENLKFHAYANLYACDNSVFAASPAANPSLTTVALSLRLASHLTA; translated from the coding sequence GTGTTCACGATCCGCTTCGTCACCGAGAGGTACGCCCCCAACCAGACCGTGGTCCTGCGCTGGGCGCCGCACTGGGACCTCGACCGCGGCGGGGTCTATATCGACGGTGCGTGGACCTTCGACATCGACGAGGCCGCCTTTCCCGGCGGCATCGAGTTCAAGTTCGCGCTCACCCCGGGTCGGTGGATGACCGGGAACAACCTGATGATCCCCGCGAACCAACTGGCTGGAATCCACGAGTACGCCGAGGCCCAGGTTGAGTTCGACTGGAACACGGAGGTCGTCACCGAGAACGGACTGGTGCCGCAGCGCTTCTTCGTGCGGAACACGTCCCCCGATCACGAGTACGACGTGATCGTGGTGGGCTCCGGCATGGGCGGGGGTGTCCTGGCCTCCGAGCTGGCGCACGCCGGCGCCGACGTACTGGTCCTCGAAGCCGGCTCCTACCTGTTCCCGACGCACGTCGGCAACCTGCCCCGGCGCCTCAAGGTCGGCGCCTTCGACAAGCACATCTGGTCCCTCTGGGACGACTTCAAGGTCGTGAACTACGCCCCCAACCCGGCGTTCCAGGGCGGCCAGGCCTTCGCGCTGGGCGGGCGATCCCTGTTCTGGGGCGGCCTGATTCCGCGGCAGACGCCCTGGGAACTCGCGGCCTGGCCGGCGCCGATCCGCACCGACCTGCTCGCCGGCGGGTACGCCGCAGCCGAGCGCAAACTCAACAGCACCCCGCTGACGGCCAGCCAGTACCAACAGGACAGCAAGACGCACCTCGCCAAACTGCTGCCCGGGTTCACCGCGACGGACGCCCCCATGGCGGTGCAGTATCGGGGCTCGACCAGCCTCGCCGTCTCGGCCGGGCTGTTCTCGACCGCCGATCTCCTCATGGAGGACCGCCTCCTCGACGATCCGGGGAAGAACCACCGGCCGCCGACCATCAACCTCAACACCGCCGTCTGGTCGGTCCTCATCGACCCCGCCAGCCCGCACCGCGTCACCGGCGTCGCCGCCTGGGACCTGCTGGCTCGCCGCCAGCGCACCTACCGGGCCAAGACCGTCGTGCTCTGCGCCGGCACGATCGAATCCGCCAAGATCGCTCTCCAGAGCGGCCTTCAGGACCCCAACCAGCTCATCGGGGTGGGGATCACGGACCACACGATCCGGTACCGCCACTTCACGCTGCCGCCGAACTCGCCGTACTCCAGTCACGACGAGTCCGCCAAAGTGCTCCTCCAACACCCCGGCGCCACCGCGGCCGCGCACCCCTTCGACGTCGTGGTCGAGTTCGGGGCGGAGTTCAATCAGGGACGGTACGTCGACCCGGCGCACCTCGCCCGCGAGCGGGCGTTACGGGCCGACTGGATGCTCTGCGAGGCCGTCTTCATGTGCTACGCGGACCTCAACGACGCCAACAGACTGACCGTGACCGGCAACCCGGCCGACGACGCCCAGATCACGATCGCCGCGTCCCCGCCCCCCGCGGCGGTGCTCGCGGAGATCGAACAGCTCGCCCAGGGCCTGTTCGCCGGGCTGGGGGCGCAGCCGGTCCTCGGGGAGGCCAACTGGCCGACGCTCGACACGGGCGCGCTCGGCGGGGTCGCCCACGAGGTCGGCACCCTGCGCACCGGGGCGGGCGGCGCGGGGGTCGTCGATGAGAACCTGAAGTTCCACGCGTACGCCAACCTCTACGCCTGCGACAACTCGGTCTTCGCCGCGTCGCCCGCGGCCAACCCGAGCCTCACGACCGTAGCGCTCAGCCTGCGCCTGGCGAGTCACCTGACGGCGTGA